A genomic window from Dermacentor silvarum isolate Dsil-2018 chromosome 9, BIME_Dsil_1.4, whole genome shotgun sequence includes:
- the LOC119465171 gene encoding uncharacterized protein LOC119465171: protein MTKEQHVARCRQVIGGHLHSSLGKGFWGGSLGAGFGGSSLGSGSGFGGGYGSGYGSGFGSGSGLSGLGGNGGFWGDSYGGLYGSSPLSSWRSLISPLLLPSGSANFWGSSDGGYGSSPLGYWRTPVYVLRLFSVPYGGSQGGTGQWGLPRVGSPFTWFTWGNLGGARPASTPWGFQGRSGSGAFPQPWGGNSGPQGGLYGVPGGVSGMGGYGEQWGQGGQGESESQYGPQRGLSGFSGLFRRGAQSGSGSLYGNQGGFSGFGGLGGLSVGGDESGMGGLNGQQGGLGGSGGLGGLSGEVGDSDFNGLSGQSGSLGVGRGLFGWGRRSGGFGSTGSGNSGSQSGFGGSSGGRGGFGGSFSLFGDNDNDYDGLSSLSGQSGPSSTLNGLSGTRGLTGRLGSLRGGRSGRFNQLGSFGGLGGQSGLGGLGRFGQSWSSSLGSDSRRSQGSQGSSSGLTGRNNQGSGYTWSLSGLGGSQGSPGQLGSFGSGFGGLGGFGGASQGWLSRVTGLSRKQLQRLYRKYRRSGHRFTFLEYLRQRGYLGGSYGGLPFSGRQGSGGQQGDGSSFWYWSSRPTYQYTWGTPLSGSGGSSFGSSSGSSSGGSSFGGLGGLSSRGYGGSSNGLGGSFGGGSSWSLGGAGRDWQQDEGQQQEKVF, encoded by the exons ATGACAAAGGAGCAACATGTTGCCAGAT GTCGCCAGGTCATCGGGGGCCACCTACATTCAAGTCTTGGAAAAGGATTCTGGGGTGGATCTTTGGGAGCAGGGTTTGGAGGAAGCTCTCTCGGCAGTGGAAGCGGCTTCGGTGGTGGATACGGCAGCGGATATGGCAGTGGATTCGGCAGCGGGAGTGGGCTGAGCGGACTTGGTGGAAACGGCGGTTTCTGGGGCGACAGTTATGGCGGACTGTACGGAAGCAGCCCATTATCGAGTTGGAGGAGCTTAATCTCGCCCCTCCTGTTGCCAAGCGGGAGTGCTAACTTCTGGGGAAGCAGCGATGGTGGTTACGGAAGTAGCCCTCTCGGATACTGGAGGACTCCAGTCTACGTATTGAGGTTGTTTTCTGTGCCGTATGGAGGAAGTCAAGGTGGCACTGGACAGTGGGGTCTGCCCAGAGTAGGTTCGCCATTCACGTGGTTTACGTGGGGTAATCTCGGTGGCGCAAGGCCAGCGAGCACGCCCTGGGGATTTCAGGGACGCAGTGGGAGTGGCGCATTCCCACAGCCATGGGGAGGAAACAGTGGTCCTCAGGGTGGCTTGTACGGCGTGCCTGGAGGAGTAAGTGGAATGGGAGGGTATGGTGAACAATGGGGCCAAGGCGGACAAGGCGAATCAGAGAGCCAGTATGGACCGCAAAGGGGACTCAGTGGATTCAGCGGACTGTTTCGACGCGGAGCCCAAAGCGGATCCGGCAGCCTGTACGGTAATCAAGGGGGTTTCAGCGGATTTGGAGGATTAGGCGGATTGTCGGTCGGAGGAGACGAAAGCGGAATGGGTGGTCTGAACGGACAGCAAGGAGGACTTGGTGGAAGTGGAGGACTGGGCGGATTGTCAGGCGAAGTCGGAGACAGTGATTTCAATGGCCTTTCTGGTCAAAGCGGTTCACTAGGCGTCGGTCGCGGACTATTTGGCTGGGGCAGGCGAAGTGGCGGTTTCGGCTCCACTGGAAGTGGGAACTCCGGCAGCCAAAGCGGCTTTGGTGGAAGCAGCGGTGGACGAGGCGGATTTGGCGGCAGTTTTAGCCTGTTCGGGGACAATGACAACGATTATGATGGCCTCAGCAGTCTTTCTGGACAAAGCGGCCCTTCCAGCACTCTGAATGGTCTGTCCGGTACTCGCGGTCTCACTGGGCGACTCGGCAGCCTCCGTGGTGGTCGTAGTGGTCGGTTCAACCAACTCGGAAGTTTTGGAGGACTGGGAGGCCAAAGTGGACTTGGCGGATTGGGAAGGTTTGGTCAGAGTTGGTCCAGCAGCCTTGGTAGCGATAGCAGACGGAGTCAGGGTAGCCAAGGTAGCAGCAGTGGTCTCACCGGAAGGAACAATCAAGGGAGCGGATATACGTGGAGCCTTTCTGGACTAGGTGGCAGTCAAGGCTCTCCTGGTCAACTAGGTAGCTTCGGAAGTGGATTCGGTGGACTGGGCGGCTTCGGCGGTGCCAGCCAAGGTTGGCTGAGCCGTGTCACTGGTCTCTCTCGAAAGCAATTGCAGCGCCTCTACAGGAAATATAGAAGAAGCGGACACAGATTCACATTTCTAGAATACCTCAGGCAGCGTGGATACCTCGGTGGCTCCTATGGAGGGCTCCCATTTAGCGGTAGACAAGGTAGTGGGGGCCAGCAGGGAGATGGTAGCAGTTTCTGGTACTGGAGTTCCAGACCAACGTACCAATACACCTGGGGAACACCTCTGAGTGGCTCTGGCGGAAGCTCCTTCGGAAGTAGCTCTGGAAGTAGCTCTGGCGGAAGCTCCTTCGGTGGACTCGGTGGATTGTCAAGCCGCGGATACGGCGGATCCAGCAACGGATTGGGAGGAAGCTttggcggcggcagcagctggAGTTTAGGAGGTGCTGGCAGAGATTGGCAGCAGGACGAGGGGCAGCAACAAGAGAAGGTGTTTTAG